Proteins encoded together in one Penicillium digitatum chromosome 1, complete sequence window:
- a CDS encoding Endonuclease/exonuclease/phosphatase yields MAGPSTPDRPMDARNAEYTRPPDPPSPTNLNTRAGKRMKAPKGQLPPGPLPKGASAITTTVSASAAITERLDAKAREAKLLREVFETFAKTVDTFVASCKDDKRPIAHQISSQVVNFISTTYFASTDGNDFVPIRARSDPETTSKKPTTWAGIAQTPKNPDIESQAKGTHRVAISSKAAPTSARSGSTLTSQQRDDPRILVVLKQEDRLARKEPYAIRKQLESALKGVTPHTDIPKITRTATGWAITPGPLARPSLITEQGLNAIKDALNAHSVKVPQKWYNYAVPGVPPSIQAWDGTLIQTGSVIEDEVFAQTKLKPVSCRASRHGASPTNHNITWVISFLSPVAPFTLFSCSSVARAILKKPQIQHHNPGCQSYCHAARCNRTPRCSNCAAPTNEHNGPSGANCTNPVRCANCHGPRPSGHTDCPVRPSRTAKGTLSFPSRAEVDKFRRYGDRWYRDAHSTPTPPQNDDTSPTAPTSKRKVPRVGEDGFQTVTRPSRKAAFKGNFAWTRARRVRPSVPREVLVFWANVRRQTACHTTALQLAYESACDVVCIQEPYVSAPTKKTGHPAYDCYAPTDEWNSSDPTSFELERPRVLTYVRKNSGLNAQQHRSSQDRDLLWVNVNGFLILNIYRQPTTDKVIDYVTNLAPPQNSLIGGDFNARNEAFEPGVANANRGGEIAQWSSDSGLDFIGEPGVPTHQAGHVLDLTFSNIPYASTVVREDLATGSDHESLVTRIPGRGRVPLEQYNYRVPESKLPKLSSLIGTGIRSLPDPSSIETHDQLDQFAATLTALFQDAIKTAGSLNRTHTFTTPWWTSECQAKRQQWLGLA; encoded by the exons ATGGCTGGTCCATCCACCCCCGACCGTCCCATGGACGCGCGAAATGCCGAATACACTCGGCCCCCcgaccccccctcccctaccaacctcaacacgcGCGCTGGAAAACGGATGAAAGCACCAAAGGGCCAGCTGCCCCCCGGTCCTCTCCCAAAAGGTGCCAGCGCCATAACCACAACCGTGtccgcctctgctgccatcaccgagcggCTGGACGCAAAGGCCCGAGAGGCCAAACTCCTGAGGGAGGTCTTTGAGACCTTCGCCAAGACGGTTGACACCTTCGTCGCCTCTTGCAAAGACGACAAGCGACCCATCGCACACCAGATTAGCTCCCAGGTGGTGAATTTCATTTCTACAACCTACTTTGCGAGCACCGATGGCAACGACTTCGTCCCGATCAGGGCCCGAAGCGACCCGGAGACAACCTCCAAAAAACCCACAACCTGGGCGGGGATCGCCCAGACCCCGAAAAACCCTGACATCGAATCTCAGGCAAAGGGTACCCACCGGGTAGCCATATCCAGTAAGGCCGCCCCGACGTCGGCCCGGAGTGGGTCAACCCTCACCTCCCAACAAAGAGACGACCCTCGCATCCTGGTAGTCCTAAAGCAGGAAGACCGCCTTGCTCGCAAGGAACCATATGCGATACGAAAACAACTCGAGAGTGCCCTCAAAGGAGTCACACCTCACACCGACATTCCTAAGATCACCCGCACTGCCACAGGGTGGGCGATCACGCCCGGCCCCCTAGCCCGCCCTAGCCTCATCACTGAACAGGggctcaatgccatcaaggacGCACTAAACGCCCACAGCGTTAAAGTCCCCCAGAAATGGTACAACTATGCGGTCCCCGGAGTACCCCCCTCGATACAAGCCTGGGACGGCACCCTTATCCAGACCGGCTCtgtgattgaagatgaggtcttCGCGCAGACGAAGCTTAAGCCAGTCAGCTGCCGTGCCTCGAGGCATGGAGCCAGCCCCACCAACCACAACATCACCTGGgtgatctctttcctcaGCCCAGTTGCCCCATTCACGCTCTTCAGCTGCAGCAGCGTCGCCAgggccattctaaagaagccgcagatccaacaccataATCCTGGCTGCCAAAGCTACTGTCACGCAGCCCGGTGCAATCGTACCCCCCGCTGCTCGAACTGCGCAGCCCCAACGAACGAGCATAACGGCCCCTCCGGGGCTAATTGCACTAACCCGGTTAGATGCGCCAACTGTCACGGCCCACGACCTTCAGGGCACACTGACTGCCCAGTCCGCCCTTCtcgcactgcgaagggaacaCTTAGCTTCCCCTCCCGAGCTGAGGTTGATAAATTCCGACGATACGGCGACAGATGGTATAGAGATGCCCACTCTACACCTACTCCACCACAAAACGACGACACCTCCCCTACGGCACCCACCAGCAAGAGGAAAGTCCCCCGGGTCGGGGAGGACGGTTTCCAAACTGTCACTAGGCCGTCCAGGAAAGCAGCCTTTAAAGGCAACTTCGCGTGGAC ACGCGCGCGGCGCGTACGACCCTCGGTCCCACGGGAGGTCCTAGTCTTCTGGGCCAACGTCCGAAGACAGACGGCGTGTCACACAACCGCCCTCCAACTTGCTTACGAATCCGcatgcgatgtggtctgcatccaggagccctacgtctctgctccaacaaagaaaacgggacACCCGGCATACGATTGCTACGCCCCGACCGACGAATGGAATAGCTCTGACCCTACCTCCTTCGAATTGGAGAGACCACGAGTTCTTACCTACGTGAGGAAAAACTCCGGCCTCAATGCCCAACAACACCGGTctagccaagaccgagacctcctctgggtcaatgtcaatggctttctcatactcaatatctaccgccaaccgaccacagacaaagtcattgactATGTAACCAACCTCGCCCCCCCACAGAACTCCCTAATCGGAGGGGATTTCAACGCTAGGAACGAAGCCTTCGAACCCGGCGTCGCTAACGCTAACCGCGGAGGCGAAATTGCACAGTGGTCAAGcgacagcggccttgatttcatcggagaaccaggagtgcccactcaccaggcgggacacgtcctcgatctcactttctccaacatACCCTACGCCTCGACAGTCGTCAGGGAAGACCTTGCCACCGGGTCTGACCATGAGTCCCTCGTCACTCGCATCCCGGGTCGCGGCAGGGTCCCCCTCGAACAATACAACTATAGAGTTCCCGAGTCTAAGCTACCAAAACTGTCTTCCCTCATCGGGACTGGGATCCGCTCCCTACCGGACCCAAGCAGCATCGAGACCCATGATCAACTAGACCAGTTCGCGGCGACTCTCACAGCACTTTTCCAGGACGCTATAAAGACAGCCGGGTCCCTGAACCGCACTCATACCTTCACCACCCCGTGGTGGACCTCCGAATGCCAAGCCAAGCGCCAACAGTGGCTAGGC ctggcaTAA